A genomic stretch from Blastocatellia bacterium includes:
- a CDS encoding prepilin-type N-terminal cleavage/methylation domain-containing protein — MMRVKTNENGFSLLEVTFALTVVTVILGIAFGVLNRFQTNYRYELGYVDAQRNGRFAIARLSEIIRSAGTNPTGKTAVNWLTFVDFGGGNSSSTLTLKSDLDGDGATTSTLTSNSDVIIASENVTLRLNTSTNTIEMVDNNLPTDSTRRVVPIAENIRSVTFTDPDGTRRQLDVILAAIPNGIPTSDPRCCYRLPRADNSINQMIVQNRRVVPSL; from the coding sequence ATGATGCGTGTAAAAACGAACGAAAACGGGTTTTCTCTGCTTGAGGTCACCTTCGCCCTGACGGTGGTCACGGTAATTCTGGGGATCGCCTTCGGGGTGCTGAACCGCTTCCAGACGAATTACCGCTACGAGCTTGGCTACGTTGACGCGCAGCGCAACGGACGGTTTGCCATCGCCCGGCTGAGCGAGATCATTCGCAGCGCCGGCACCAACCCGACCGGCAAGACGGCGGTCAACTGGCTGACCTTCGTCGATTTCGGCGGCGGCAATTCGAGTTCGACGCTGACCCTGAAAAGCGACCTCGATGGCGATGGCGCGACCACCTCGACGCTGACGTCGAACTCTGATGTGATCATCGCTTCCGAGAACGTGACCCTGCGGTTGAACACCAGCACGAACACGATTGAGATGGTGGATAACAATCTGCCGACAGATTCGACCCGGCGCGTAGTGCCAATCGCCGAAAACATTCGTAGCGTCACCTTCACCGACCCGGACGGCACGCGCCGCCAACTGGACGTCATCCTGGCGGCGATACCCAACGGCATCCCGACTTCTGATCCACGCTGTTGTTATCGTCTGCCGCGAGCCGACAATTCCATCAATCAGATGATCGTGCAAAATCGCCGAGTCGTTCCGTCACTTTGA
- a CDS encoding prepilin-type N-terminal cleavage/methylation domain-containing protein, whose product MVGKTEKSAATKRHGERGFSLIEMMIAATVITVGLVAVAGVSIYVSRTNSASNTMSILATAAQDQADTLRNLSWDALNEAAALTVGGNLTYSSADTSHRTQLAGTPVGDLNISWKVGTGPGTTGDLRTVTIHVVQVNPPTQYANGVTVSLLISKS is encoded by the coding sequence ATGGTTGGAAAAACTGAAAAAAGCGCGGCCACCAAGCGCCACGGCGAGCGTGGATTTTCGCTGATCGAGATGATGATCGCCGCGACGGTCATCACCGTCGGCCTGGTGGCGGTGGCCGGCGTCAGCATCTACGTTTCGCGCACCAACTCCGCCTCGAACACCATGAGCATATTGGCCACGGCGGCGCAGGATCAGGCGGACACGCTGCGCAACCTGAGCTGGGATGCGCTCAACGAGGCGGCGGCGTTAACCGTTGGCGGGAATCTGACCTACAGTTCCGCAGACACCAGCCACCGCACACAACTGGCCGGCACGCCGGTCGGTGATTTGAACATCAGTTGGAAAGTCGGGACGGGGCCGGGCACGACCGGCGACTTGCGCACGGTGACCATCCATGTGGTTCAGGTCAATCCGCCGACGCAGTACGCCAACGGCGTCACCGTATCCCTGCTGATTTCCAAGAGCTGA
- a CDS encoding GspH/FimT family pseudopilin — MSEAKTTMPGRESEAGRTLIEMAVVFMMIGVVLGFTIPVVANSIRAYNLRNTAERLAERLAAGRALAMSKNKNVTISFTSAGQYGYDFSPAGAPDGTPDSSDPNDPSQSYYVETLPSGMSGSVTNGGVTLTNGKGITYTSRGELPIGASQVDIVLTSASKTATVSVNLRGQVWVH; from the coding sequence ATGTCAGAGGCAAAGACGACCATGCCGGGACGCGAGAGCGAAGCCGGTCGCACGCTGATCGAGATGGCCGTCGTGTTCATGATGATCGGTGTCGTGCTCGGGTTCACCATCCCTGTGGTTGCTAACTCGATCCGCGCTTATAACCTGCGCAACACCGCCGAGCGACTGGCCGAGCGGCTGGCCGCCGGGCGGGCGCTGGCCATGTCGAAAAACAAGAACGTCACCATCTCCTTCACCTCGGCGGGCCAGTACGGCTACGACTTCTCGCCTGCGGGCGCGCCCGATGGCACCCCCGACAGCAGCGACCCGAATGATCCGTCACAGTCTTATTATGTCGAGACCTTGCCGAGCGGGATGAGCGGCTCGGTCACCAACGGCGGCGTGACGTTAACCAATGGCAAGGGCATTACCTACACCTCGCGCGGCGAGCTGCCCATCGGCGCGTCGCAAGTTGATATTGTGCTGACGAGCGCCTCGAAGACCGCAACCGTCAGCGTCAACCTGCGCGGTCAAGTTTGGGTTCACTAA
- a CDS encoding DUF1573 domain-containing protein, with protein sequence MSTTIKRMLLATLALCGIAMAAQAQEAAAPRAIVPFTSYAFGDVYKGETVSNLFVIRNEGNADLLIKDFVGTCGCEVLSVDRLIAPGKEGRARVEVSTASQPGGKFTKSAILYTNDLQHSTINLTITANVLTSGNGGPVKGIELRAGKHVGPVFVGPDMDSGFMVAPGKTSSGEFVITVERGPLNLQRIEGGGKVVNARLETVEPGKQYKVVFENLPTQTEGTFSEPLRVVTDNAELPTLPLTAYIKVRR encoded by the coding sequence ATGTCAACAACGATTAAACGAATGCTCTTAGCGACGCTCGCCCTCTGCGGCATCGCGATGGCGGCACAGGCTCAGGAAGCGGCAGCGCCGCGCGCCATCGTGCCGTTCACCTCTTACGCCTTCGGAGACGTCTACAAAGGCGAAACCGTCAGCAACCTCTTCGTCATTCGCAACGAAGGCAACGCCGACCTGTTGATTAAGGATTTCGTCGGCACCTGCGGCTGTGAAGTCCTGTCGGTTGATCGGCTGATCGCGCCGGGCAAGGAAGGGCGGGCGCGCGTCGAAGTCAGCACCGCCTCGCAGCCCGGCGGCAAGTTCACTAAGTCAGCCATCCTGTATACCAATGACTTGCAGCACTCGACCATCAACCTGACGATCACAGCCAACGTGCTGACCAGCGGCAACGGCGGCCCGGTCAAGGGCATCGAGTTGCGCGCCGGCAAGCACGTCGGCCCGGTCTTCGTCGGTCCCGATATGGATTCGGGATTTATGGTCGCGCCCGGCAAGACCTCATCCGGCGAATTCGTCATCACCGTCGAGCGTGGCCCGCTCAACCTCCAGCGCATCGAAGGCGGTGGCAAAGTGGTCAACGCGCGGCTCGAAACCGTCGAGCCGGGCAAGCAGTATAAAGTGGTCTTCGAAAACCTGCCGACCCAGACCGAAGGCACTTTCAGTGAGCCGCTGCGCGTCGTCACCGACAACGCCGAGCTGCCGACCCTGCCGCTGACTGCCTATATTAAAGTGCGCCGCTAA
- a CDS encoding S8 family serine peptidase, with the protein MRLSIFQRLAFMLLACAGVMIFPCLLRLPARADLTTRPGDQTAPRDAGMIRLRRGAIDTRARRDLDTSAQDGQAPRAALSGQSHAAAELRLVQFAGPIKGRWIDQLTAAGAEVVGYVPDYAYLIRATPTALARVALLDAGEMADDARPLRFMGRLAALHKLDPALSDGMLAGLGDLGINVEIELLDGADVEQTIAGIISRATAVVSAPRRFLKFVVLTVNLPAVQLLDVAESSCVLFINPAAPFRTHDERSAQIIAGNLTGDGAQPAAPGYMSWLAAKGLNTPPDFAIDVCDTGLDSGSTTDLSVHPDFRDADGHSRVVYSFNYGNDGLSDDRRGHGTLVASVVGGLGASDREDANGYMLGTGVDPMARIGASRIFNTTGSVWARLSFTTVAAAAYGAGARLSNNSWGNGGNAYDPTAQEYDALVRDAQPQTPGNQEMLFVFAAGNDGAGGHISSPGTAKNVITVAASENYRPEGTDSCNLDGQGAIGPDGADNALDILRYSSGGPTADGRMKPDIAAPGTHVYGAASRAAMFNGVGLCPGVPLYQPPGQQFYTWSSGTSLSAPHVTGAASLVRRYFTSHNLLGTGRAPSPAMTKAFLINSATYMTGANAGGNLPAERQGYGLLNLARATDATARKYIDQTVLFSDSGQGYEINGSLADRSQPLRVTLAWTDAVGALAGPALVNDLDLEVRIGDTLVFRGNHFEGALTTEGGDADRTNNVESVIIPASAIPEGAAGNFRIVVRAANIAGDGVPGNQTLLDQDFALVVANLAAPLVVDPPPMKKVPAITGVTYVKKTITITGRDFTAAAKVEINGKLIDQSFEFNAATNSLGLKLKAKKLNLIGDADNKIVLIENGERSPPFTFHW; encoded by the coding sequence ATGCGCTTATCAATTTTCCAACGACTGGCGTTTATGCTGCTGGCCTGTGCCGGCGTGATGATCTTTCCTTGCCTGCTGCGATTGCCGGCGCGCGCCGACCTGACCACACGGCCCGGCGATCAAACGGCTCCGCGTGATGCCGGCATGATCCGTCTGCGGCGCGGCGCTATCGATACGCGGGCGCGGCGCGACCTCGACACCTCGGCGCAAGATGGTCAGGCACCGCGCGCCGCGCTCAGTGGACAGAGTCACGCCGCCGCCGAGTTGCGCCTGGTGCAATTCGCCGGGCCGATCAAAGGCCGATGGATCGATCAATTGACCGCCGCCGGCGCCGAAGTCGTCGGCTATGTGCCGGACTACGCTTACCTGATACGCGCCACGCCGACGGCGCTGGCTCGCGTCGCTTTGCTCGATGCCGGCGAGATGGCCGACGATGCGCGCCCCTTGCGCTTTATGGGACGGCTCGCGGCCTTGCATAAGCTCGACCCGGCCCTTAGCGACGGGATGCTTGCGGGCCTGGGCGACCTCGGCATTAATGTCGAGATCGAGTTGCTCGATGGCGCGGATGTTGAACAGACGATTGCCGGCATCATCAGCAGAGCGACCGCCGTCGTCAGTGCGCCGCGCCGTTTCCTCAAGTTCGTTGTGCTGACGGTCAACCTTCCCGCCGTCCAGTTGCTCGACGTCGCGGAATCGAGCTGCGTCCTTTTCATCAATCCGGCGGCACCGTTCAGAACCCATGACGAGCGCAGCGCGCAAATCATTGCCGGCAATCTGACCGGCGACGGCGCGCAACCCGCGGCGCCGGGCTATATGAGCTGGCTGGCGGCGAAGGGCTTAAACACGCCGCCCGATTTTGCCATTGACGTGTGCGACACGGGCCTCGATAGCGGCTCGACCACAGACCTGTCGGTGCATCCTGACTTCCGCGACGCCGATGGGCACAGCCGCGTCGTCTATAGCTTCAACTATGGCAACGACGGATTGAGCGACGACCGCCGTGGCCACGGCACACTGGTCGCTTCGGTGGTTGGCGGGCTGGGAGCGAGCGACCGCGAAGACGCCAACGGCTACATGCTCGGCACAGGCGTTGACCCGATGGCGCGCATCGGCGCGTCGCGCATCTTCAATACGACAGGCAGCGTCTGGGCGCGCTTGAGCTTCACGACCGTAGCCGCCGCCGCCTATGGGGCCGGGGCGCGCTTATCAAATAATAGCTGGGGGAACGGCGGCAACGCTTACGATCCGACGGCGCAGGAGTACGACGCGCTGGTGCGCGACGCGCAGCCGCAGACGCCCGGCAATCAAGAGATGCTCTTTGTCTTCGCGGCGGGCAATGACGGCGCGGGCGGTCACATCAGCTCGCCGGGGACGGCGAAAAACGTCATCACGGTCGCCGCCAGCGAAAACTATAGGCCCGAAGGCACAGATTCCTGCAATCTGGATGGGCAAGGCGCAATCGGCCCTGACGGCGCTGATAACGCCCTCGACATCCTGCGCTATTCGTCGGGCGGGCCGACGGCTGACGGGCGCATGAAGCCTGACATCGCGGCGCCCGGCACCCATGTTTATGGCGCGGCATCGCGCGCCGCGATGTTCAATGGCGTCGGCTTATGTCCCGGCGTGCCGCTCTATCAACCGCCCGGCCAGCAGTTTTATACGTGGTCGTCGGGCACGAGCCTGTCGGCACCGCACGTCACGGGCGCGGCCTCGTTGGTTAGAAGGTATTTCACGTCACACAACTTGCTGGGCACAGGCCGCGCGCCGTCGCCGGCGATGACGAAAGCCTTTCTCATCAACTCGGCGACTTACATGACGGGCGCGAACGCCGGCGGCAACCTGCCTGCCGAGCGTCAGGGCTATGGCCTCTTGAATCTGGCGCGCGCCACCGACGCGACCGCGCGCAAGTACATAGATCAGACGGTGCTGTTTAGCGATAGCGGGCAGGGTTACGAGATCAATGGCTCGCTCGCCGACCGCTCGCAGCCGCTGCGCGTGACGCTCGCGTGGACGGACGCCGTTGGCGCGCTTGCCGGCCCGGCGTTGGTCAACGACCTCGACCTGGAAGTTCGTATCGGTGACACCCTGGTCTTTCGCGGCAATCATTTTGAAGGGGCGCTGACAACCGAAGGCGGCGACGCGGATCGCACCAACAACGTCGAGTCGGTGATTATCCCGGCGAGCGCGATCCCCGAAGGCGCTGCCGGAAATTTCCGCATCGTGGTGCGCGCCGCCAACATTGCCGGCGACGGCGTGCCGGGCAATCAGACCCTGCTCGACCAGGATTTCGCGCTGGTCGTCGCCAACCTGGCCGCGCCGCTGGTGGTTGATCCGCCGCCGATGAAAAAAGTCCCGGCCATCACCGGCGTCACTTATGTGAAGAAGACGATCACCATCACGGGCCGCGACTTCACGGCGGCGGCCAAGGTCGAGATCAACGGCAAGCTGATCGATCAGTCCTTTGAGTTCAATGCGGCGACGAATTCGTTGGGGCTGAAGCTGAAGGCGAAGAAGTTGAACCTGATCGGAGATGCGGACAACAAGATCGTGCTGATTGAAAACGGCGAGCGCTCGCCACCATTCACCTTCCACTGGTAG
- a CDS encoding type II toxin-antitoxin system HicA family toxin — MKPLLYREVKRKLEAAGFVEAGRKGSHIKFAKTTSAGTLTAIVPCHQTVAAGTLRSIIRQAGLTQAEFERL; from the coding sequence ATGAAGCCGCTTCTCTACCGGGAAGTGAAAAGAAAGCTAGAGGCCGCCGGATTCGTCGAGGCTGGGCGGAAAGGTAGCCACATTAAGTTCGCAAAGACAACGAGCGCCGGCACGCTTACAGCAATCGTTCCATGCCATCAAACGGTTGCAGCCGGTACGCTGCGCAGTATCATTCGACAGGCCGGACTGACCCAAGCAGAGTTCGAGAGACTATAA
- a CDS encoding type II toxin-antitoxin system HicB family antitoxin — MKRALTYTITQENDLFIAQCLEVDVASQGESPAEAVANLREALELHFEPPVATTLPQIGTLEIEVDAA; from the coding sequence ATGAAACGAGCACTTACCTATACGATCACCCAGGAAAACGACCTATTCATTGCTCAATGCCTCGAAGTTGACGTTGCAAGTCAGGGCGAATCTCCTGCTGAGGCAGTCGCCAATTTGCGCGAAGCCCTGGAGCTTCACTTTGAGCCGCCCGTCGCCACTACCCTGCCACAGATCGGCACGCTTGAAATTGAGGTAGATGCGGCATGA
- a CDS encoding sigma-54 dependent transcriptional regulator has protein sequence MAKKGSILVVDDEEVMRDVLDSLLTAEGYEVELARNGEEGLDKFQQRAFDLVLLDVSMPGIGGLRTLEELLKLDPETVIAMITAYATFDTAIAAMQRGAFTVIPKPFDNREILRLVAGGLRRRRKDEERRTLKQALKRSTEQREIVARSDKMMEILAFVEQVAPARTTVLVTGESGTGKELIARAIHNMSQRADKPFVTVNSANLPSELLESELFGHTRGAFTGAIAAKKGYFEVADGGSIFLDEIGTISMETQAKLLRVIQERDFTPLGDTTRRQVDVRIIAATNVDLRQAVDEGSFREDLFYRLNVISINLPPLRERREDILPLAQHFIRKYASENNREITDHLSPDVLSALEAHTWPGNVRELENVIERAIIIARAGELKREDLREEILNPQRSAAQTGGQRLATQIDLSRGISFYDEVNRFQVELIRRALEITGGHQSRAAKLLGMNTTTLNSKIRYYNIRL, from the coding sequence ATGGCAAAAAAAGGAAGTATTCTCGTCGTTGATGACGAAGAAGTCATGCGCGACGTTCTTGATAGCTTGCTGACCGCCGAAGGCTACGAAGTCGAGCTGGCGCGCAACGGCGAAGAGGGACTGGACAAGTTTCAGCAGCGCGCCTTTGATCTCGTCCTGCTCGACGTATCGATGCCCGGCATCGGCGGCTTGCGCACGCTCGAAGAGTTGTTGAAGCTCGACCCCGAAACCGTCATCGCCATGATCACGGCCTACGCGACCTTTGATACCGCCATCGCGGCGATGCAGCGCGGCGCTTTCACGGTCATCCCCAAGCCTTTCGACAATCGCGAAATCCTGCGGCTCGTCGCCGGCGGCCTGCGCCGCCGACGCAAAGACGAAGAGCGCCGCACCTTGAAGCAGGCGCTCAAGCGCAGCACCGAGCAGCGCGAGATCGTCGCCCGCAGCGACAAGATGATGGAAATCCTCGCCTTTGTCGAGCAGGTCGCGCCGGCGCGCACGACCGTCCTGGTCACCGGCGAATCCGGCACCGGCAAAGAGCTGATCGCCCGCGCCATTCACAACATGAGTCAGCGCGCCGACAAGCCATTCGTTACCGTGAATTCGGCCAACCTGCCGAGCGAGCTGCTCGAATCCGAGTTATTCGGCCACACCCGCGGCGCTTTTACCGGCGCCATCGCCGCCAAAAAGGGTTACTTTGAAGTGGCTGACGGCGGCTCGATCTTTCTCGACGAGATCGGCACGATTTCGATGGAGACGCAGGCCAAGCTGCTGCGCGTCATTCAGGAACGTGATTTCACGCCGCTCGGTGACACGACGCGTCGCCAGGTGGACGTGCGCATCATCGCCGCCACCAACGTTGACCTGCGGCAGGCGGTTGACGAAGGCTCGTTCCGCGAAGACCTCTTCTACCGTTTGAATGTCATCTCGATCAACCTGCCGCCGCTCAGGGAGCGCCGCGAAGACATCCTGCCGCTGGCGCAGCATTTCATCCGCAAGTACGCTAGCGAAAACAACCGCGAGATCACCGACCATCTCAGCCCCGACGTGCTGTCGGCGCTCGAAGCCCACACCTGGCCCGGCAACGTCCGCGAACTGGAGAACGTCATCGAGCGCGCCATCATCATCGCCCGCGCCGGCGAGCTGAAGCGCGAGGATTTGCGCGAAGAGATATTGAATCCGCAAAGGAGCGCGGCGCAGACCGGCGGCCAGCGGCTCGCGACGCAGATCGATCTGTCGCGCGGCATCTCGTTTTATGACGAAGTGAACCGCTTTCAAGTCGAGCTTATCCGCCGCGCTCTGGAAATCACCGGCGGCCATCAGTCGCGCGCCGCCAAGCTCCTGGGCATGAACACGACGACGCTCAACAGCAAGATTCGCTATTACAATATTCGGCTTTGA
- a CDS encoding ATP-binding protein: protein MKELLTRIRLIAVLAVTALLVALGVLNLRDRLGPNTVPTDGVTWEETANGLRVKAVDPASPLTWRVKKGDHLRAVYFVSKRALNEPPQPLEYEQVSSLEVLHRYLDRQGVGGDARYAVEHNDPVLQSIYRMEGPSLFDVDFRIVAAPRYLERSLYLAFIGLVYLGIGLFVLFRQNRAELTYHFYAWSLLSFIVYFYSATLEFTPLDRLVSLLDNAALALLAPVFLHLCANFPAGGKLARRARLTLGLLYLPGLALVALDILWHYQPQVGVFAGGGLIKARNLLDSFAIGHLAAYFVAGGAILVRTFVRAGSPLLKQQLKWIVWGIALAGLPFAALYAIPYISQFEITPLMETLAYGPLILIPLSFGYSIVRYRLMDVDVIVRRSFVHAMATLAVAAIYMAVLLAVSDFVKFVWATADLNSWKTRVVVVAGMLVVAMLFAPIKNKLNEWADRWFYGARYTLRTGLQDFGRTLAQTTALPQLLDSLVRRLADMLSVRKVAIFIEEPLAPSGFRLAHSSGIESELTLPDDIKRSLRLYAIGRGFITAADLLNGDSDSDETINHDELAYYVPCVVRDRMVAIIGVGRTTAGAMLTSEDTELLRALSGYVAVAIDNALLYRSEMEKAGELARLKEFSENIIESVNVGILAVDFDGHITTWNSALEEITGIARERALRRAIADVLDRDLIETVQAAVGDAGWTIREARHIYKYNTTTEDGRPLTLNISIAPFEAAHGVVTGALIVLENVTERAQLEEQLMQREKLSSIGLLAAGVAHEVNTPLAGISSYTQMLLQQITEADPKRKLLEKIHTQTLRASGIVNNLLNFSRTGDPQFREVDLNRVLDDTLQLLEPQLRNARLEIVRHYGAELPAAYGNASKLQQVFMNLALNARDAMPQGGRLTITTRAVDTSLVVDFRDTGMGIAPEHIARIYDPFFTTKEVGQGTGLGLALSYGIIQEHGGRIFVESRPNEGAHFTIKLPTAFSRQMQAASD from the coding sequence ATGAAGGAGTTGCTGACAAGAATCAGGTTGATCGCCGTGCTGGCGGTTACTGCGCTGCTTGTCGCCCTCGGCGTTTTGAACCTGCGCGACCGCCTCGGCCCGAACACGGTTCCTACGGATGGCGTCACCTGGGAAGAGACTGCCAACGGCCTGCGCGTGAAAGCCGTTGACCCTGCCTCGCCGCTGACCTGGAGAGTCAAGAAAGGCGACCACCTGCGCGCCGTCTACTTTGTCAGCAAGCGCGCGCTCAACGAGCCGCCGCAGCCGCTCGAATACGAGCAGGTCAGCAGCCTCGAAGTCCTGCACCGCTACCTTGACCGCCAGGGCGTCGGCGGCGATGCGCGTTATGCCGTCGAACATAACGACCCCGTTCTGCAAAGCATCTACCGAATGGAAGGGCCGTCGCTCTTCGACGTCGACTTCCGCATCGTGGCGGCGCCGCGCTACCTTGAGCGCAGCCTCTACCTTGCCTTCATCGGCCTGGTCTATCTCGGCATCGGCCTGTTCGTGCTGTTCCGCCAGAACCGCGCCGAGTTGACTTATCACTTCTACGCCTGGTCGTTGCTCTCGTTCATCGTTTACTTCTACAGCGCGACGCTCGAATTCACGCCGCTCGACCGTCTGGTCAGCTTGCTCGACAACGCGGCGCTGGCGTTGCTGGCGCCGGTCTTTTTGCATCTCTGCGCCAACTTCCCCGCGGGCGGCAAGCTGGCGCGCCGCGCACGGCTGACGCTCGGACTGCTTTATCTGCCGGGCCTGGCGCTCGTCGCCCTGGATATCCTCTGGCACTACCAGCCGCAGGTTGGCGTCTTTGCCGGCGGCGGCTTGATCAAAGCGCGCAACCTGCTCGATAGCTTTGCCATCGGCCATCTGGCGGCCTATTTCGTCGCCGGCGGCGCGATACTGGTGCGAACCTTTGTGCGCGCCGGCAGCCCGCTGCTCAAGCAGCAACTGAAGTGGATCGTCTGGGGCATTGCGCTGGCCGGCCTGCCGTTCGCCGCGCTCTACGCCATCCCTTACATCAGTCAGTTCGAGATCACGCCGCTGATGGAGACGCTGGCCTATGGGCCGCTCATCCTGATCCCGCTGTCGTTCGGCTATTCGATTGTGCGCTACCGTCTGATGGACGTAGACGTTATTGTGCGCCGCAGCTTCGTGCATGCGATGGCGACGCTGGCCGTCGCGGCCATCTACATGGCGGTGCTGCTGGCGGTGAGCGATTTCGTCAAGTTCGTCTGGGCGACGGCGGATTTGAATTCGTGGAAGACGCGCGTCGTCGTCGTCGCCGGCATGCTGGTCGTCGCCATGCTGTTTGCGCCCATCAAGAACAAGCTGAACGAGTGGGCCGACCGCTGGTTTTACGGCGCGCGCTACACCCTGCGCACCGGCTTGCAAGATTTCGGGCGCACGCTGGCGCAGACGACGGCGCTGCCGCAACTGCTCGACTCGCTGGTGCGCCGCCTCGCAGACATGCTGAGCGTGCGCAAAGTCGCCATCTTTATCGAAGAGCCGCTCGCGCCTTCAGGCTTCCGCCTGGCGCACTCTTCGGGGATCGAAAGCGAATTGACGCTGCCCGACGACATCAAGCGCTCGCTGCGACTGTATGCCATCGGGCGCGGCTTCATCACGGCGGCGGACTTGCTCAACGGCGACAGCGACAGCGACGAAACCATCAATCACGACGAGCTGGCTTACTATGTGCCGTGCGTCGTGCGCGACCGCATGGTGGCGATCATCGGCGTGGGCCGCACGACGGCCGGCGCGATGCTGACCAGCGAAGACACAGAGCTGTTGCGGGCGCTGTCCGGGTACGTCGCCGTGGCGATTGATAACGCGCTGCTCTACCGCTCGGAGATGGAGAAGGCCGGCGAGCTTGCGCGGCTCAAAGAGTTTTCCGAGAATATCATCGAAAGTGTCAACGTCGGCATTCTCGCCGTCGACTTCGACGGCCACATCACGACCTGGAACAGCGCGCTCGAAGAGATCACCGGCATCGCCCGCGAGCGCGCCCTGCGCCGCGCCATCGCCGACGTCTTGGATCGCGACCTGATCGAAACCGTGCAGGCGGCAGTCGGCGACGCCGGCTGGACGATCCGCGAAGCCCGCCACATCTACAAGTACAACACGACGACCGAAGACGGTCGCCCGCTGACTTTGAACATTTCGATTGCGCCGTTCGAGGCGGCGCACGGCGTCGTCACCGGGGCGCTCATCGTCCTTGAGAACGTCACTGAACGGGCGCAGCTCGAAGAACAGTTGATGCAGCGCGAGAAGCTGTCGAGCATCGGCTTGCTCGCCGCGGGCGTCGCCCACGAAGTCAACACGCCGCTTGCCGGCATCTCGTCTTACACGCAGATGCTCTTGCAGCAGATCACCGAGGCCGACCCGAAGCGCAAGCTGCTTGAAAAGATTCACACGCAGACCCTGCGGGCTTCGGGGATCGTCAATAACCTGCTGAACTTCTCGCGCACCGGCGACCCGCAGTTCCGCGAGGTTGATCTCAACCGCGTCCTCGACGACACCTTGCAGCTACTTGAGCCGCAACTGCGCAACGCGCGGCTTGAGATCGTCCGTCATTACGGCGCCGAGCTGCCGGCGGCCTACGGCAACGCCTCGAAGCTGCAACAGGTCTTCATGAATCTGGCGCTGAATGCGCGCGACGCCATGCCACAGGGCGGGCGCTTGACGATCACCACCCGTGCGGTAGACACGTCGCTGGTCGTTGACTTCCGCGACACCGGCATGGGCATTGCGCCCGAGCACATCGCGCGCATCTACGACCCGTTCTTTACGACAAAAGAGGTCGGCCAGGGCACGGGGCTCGGCCTCGCGCTATCCTACGGCATTATTCAAGAGCACGGCGGGCGCATCTTCGTCGAGAGCCGCCCGAATGAAGGCGCGCACTTCACCATCAAGCTTCCCACCGCCTTCTCGCGCCAGATGCAGGCCGCGAGCGATTAA